The genomic DNA CTCCGACCTCCATCGAAGCCAAGCTGGTCTTCCTGCTGCTGAGAGGCTGGTTGTTGCTGCTGGTGCTGCTGCCTGTCTGCCTGACCCTGACCCGTCAACCGCTGGAACTCTGGATTGTGCTCACCTCACTCCTCTTTGTTGTGGCTGAATTCACCCCCGCCTTTGTCTACTTCCAACAAGTTCCACCAACCCTTCTGTTTGACCAGGTCAGTGGCGGTTTGATTCGTCAGGCGATTTTCGCTGCACTGATTGCCTGGCGCTGGCACTTGGAACCTCTATCTGAAGAAATCCCAAAGTAAGACCTTGCAACCCAGCAACAGATCGTTATAATTCTATTTTTTTTACAATTTTGCACTGAAACAATTTTCGTTTCCTGCACATGATCACCTTTGCTCCTCCTGCAGCCCCTTCGGCTGATGGTCAGGACTCCCTGACCCGTGCTGGCTTCATTGGCCTGATTGGTCGTCCGAACGTAGGCAAGTCGACCCTGCTCAATCGCCTAATCGGACAGAAACTGGCGATCACAGCAAACAAGCCACAGACTACACGCAATAGACTACTGGGCATCCGCACCATCGGTTCCTCACAGTTGATCTTCATCGACACTCCCGGCATCCATGCCTCCAGTCACATCATGAATCAAAAGATGGTGAGTTACGCTGTTGAGACTCTGCAGGAGACCGACTTCAACCTGATGCTTGTTGAACCTCTGCGTCCCGGACAAGATGTCCCTGCAGAAGACCAACTGGTCCTACAGCACCTGCAAGGCCGAGCTAGCAACACGATCCTGGCGATCAACAAGGTTGATGGCCTTCCCTATGAGGCGATTCTGCAAAGCTTGGAACGCTATCGTCAACTCGCAGAATTCGCAGAATTGATTCCGATCTCTGCGCTCAAGTCGCACAACTTGGAACGTCTCTGGGAATTGCTGCTGAAGTGCCTGCCAGAAAATCCATTTTTCTTTGCGGAAGACCAACTGACGGACGCCTCGGAGCGGTTCCTCTGCGGAGAATTGGTGCGCGAACAGCTCTTCCGCCACCTGCAACAGGAACTTCCCTACTCTGTGGCCGTTCAGGTGGAATCTTTCGAAGAGACTCCCAAGCGACTGCACATTGTCGCCAACATCATCGTTGAGCGTGAATCGCAAAAAGGGATCATCATCGGTCACAAGGGCCAACAACTAAAAAAAATTGGGACTGCTGCCCGACAACGTATTGAGACTCTACTGGGACAGTCAGTTTATTTGTCGCTACAAGTCCGAGTACTCAAGCAGTGGAGTCGCCATGAACACTATCTGCAGGCTTTCGGGATGAAATAAGCCCGAAACTGCCTTGAAATCTGCCGTTCCTTTCAACTGAGCAACGATGAAGGCTTACCTAATCATCACTACCCTTGCCGCCGTTGCAATCGTGGTTGCTACCCAACATTCCATGGAATTGACTCTCGCAGCCGCTGCTCTCTGGATCCTGCTCATGCTGCTGCTCTGGATCCTGCGACGAAACATGGAAGTTGTCTCCACTAGTTTTTCACAAACGGTCTCCTTTGCGGATGAATCACCCAGAGTGGCCCCGAAATCAGCTTCTTCTGGAAGTGCCGAAACCTTTACAAGCTTGGACAGCTCTGTCTTTGCACGCTTTCGTGAGAATCTGGAACAAAACGAACGCAAACAAGGAAACTTTGTTCCTGTACCAGAAGACGAACCCATAAAAGTCGTTAATCTGAAGCACCAACCTGTGCAAACTGAGCCGGAGCCTGTGGACGCAGATGGCTTTGAACAGGCACTGGCGACAGCAGAGCAACAGCCTCCGCCTCCCAAGGATCGAGTCACTATCCGACGTCGCAACAATACTGCGATAGAACGACCACGAGCCCAAACCCTACGACGTCACTCAGATATTGGTTCGCTTTACAGCCTCTCTAAACAACGTCTCTCCCGGCAGCCAGAGATTCCCGACAGCACCGAAGATCTTTTTTCAGATGCCTACATTCCTTTGCCACATCAGCTACAAGCTCCAACTCCTGCCAGGGAAGATCTCTATGATGAAGGCCTTGGGAAGACTCTAGGGCACTCGGCTTCACCAGATGAAACTCGTGACGAGGCCGAAGCTCTGCTGCAGATGGCTCGCTCTTTCGCTCGTGCCCGTAACTGGCAGGAAGCCAAGGTTAGCCTGGATAATCATCTTCAGCTGCTTCAGGAGTTGAAAAGAACGCCGCAGGCCGAGGATCTACAGCTATACGTGAAGGCCTTGATTGAACTTGGAGAGATTCAGCAGGCTGCCCACCATCTCGATGGGGTACGTCGGCAAAAGGATGGCTTGGAGGGAGAAGATCTTGCCCGCATGGTTCGTGATGTTGTTGAAGGACTAGAGAAAGAACAGGCTTGGGAAACTATGATCCCCCTGCTGCAGGATCTGCTGAACTACGCTCGACAGCAACTGGATCGCAATGAGATGGATCGGCTCTATGACAAGTTGGAACAGGCACTGGAGACAACCAAGGAAGAAGATCGGCTGGTGCGGACCTGCCACAGCCATCTTGAAATCAAGCGAGCAATTGGAGATGTAGAAGGAGAGGAGCGATTACTGAGCAAGTTGGGTCGCCTCCATCACCGACGAGGCGATAAGGAGATGGCGAACCAACTTTACCAGGACACTCTGCGGCTGCGGAACAGCATGGAACGCGCCGCTTACTGAGCCTTTTGGGTCAGTAGGTACAACCAGATGGGGTCATACCACGGAGGGCCTGACCGTGATTGATGGCTTCAAATTGCAGTTCTGCCAACAATCGACATCCCCGAGTTCGACGCTCCCGAGCTACATAATATTCGTTGATGCGTGGCGACGTATCTGACTCCAACTGGGAAAAAGCATCAATCGCATTAACAGTGTGATCTTCTGCCAGCAGCAGGTATTGGGGTTGACGCTCCCGGCGCCAACTGTTGAAATAATTCAGGCTCCAACCCAAGTGACGATCTCCATCCTGGAGACGGGTGCTGAAAGAAGCGATGGGGAAGCGATCATAGCTGCTGCAGCTGACAGCAAATCCGAGCAACAATAGTCCGGCAGCGATCTTTCGACAAAGGCGGTACATAAATTTCTCTTCCTTGTAGGGATGATCAGTTTCTTCTGCTATCGGCAGTTGCCCCAAAAACTTTAGCTGGAATTGATGTGGAATTGCCGCTGGTTGTTGAAAATCGCCTACACGATCTCGCCGAATGGCTCATCGCTTGGACAACCCCATCCGAGCCGACTCCAGAGCAGTGGAACGCCTGCTGCGTCTTCGCCCACCGAGGTCTGCACGATGATCCCCGTATCCCTGAAAACACAATGGCCTCGCTGGCAGCAGTCTTGCGCTTCGAGGACATTCACGGGGTAGAATTCGATATTCGCTGGACCAAAGACCTGGTACCGATGGTCTTTCACGACCCAGATCTTCAACGGGTTTTTGGTAACTCTGAGCGACTGGCAGACCTGACTTCAACAGAACTGCGCCAGCGCTTTCCGTTGATACCAACCCTCTCCGAAGTTGTGCAGCACTTGGGAGAGCGTAAGCATCTGATGATTGAAATCAAGGAAGAACACTATCCGGAACCGGAGCATCAACTTGAGATCTTACAAGAGACTCTGGCAGGCCTCGTGCCAGGAGAGCACTTCCATTTCCTGCTACTG from SAR324 cluster bacterium includes the following:
- the era gene encoding GTPase Era, which gives rise to MITFAPPAAPSADGQDSLTRAGFIGLIGRPNVGKSTLLNRLIGQKLAITANKPQTTRNRLLGIRTIGSSQLIFIDTPGIHASSHIMNQKMVSYAVETLQETDFNLMLVEPLRPGQDVPAEDQLVLQHLQGRASNTILAINKVDGLPYEAILQSLERYRQLAEFAELIPISALKSHNLERLWELLLKCLPENPFFFAEDQLTDASERFLCGELVREQLFRHLQQELPYSVAVQVESFEETPKRLHIVANIIVERESQKGIIIGHKGQQLKKIGTAARQRIETLLGQSVYLSLQVRVLKQWSRHEHYLQAFGMK
- a CDS encoding glycerophosphodiester phosphodiesterase, which produces MELPLVVENRLHDLAEWLIAWTTPSEPTPEQWNACCVFAHRGLHDDPRIPENTMASLAAVLRFEDIHGVEFDIRWTKDLVPMVFHDPDLQRVFGNSERLADLTSTELRQRFPLIPTLSEVVQHLGERKHLMIEIKEEHYPEPEHQLEILQETLAGLVPGEHFHFLLLDPATYEKLSAFPKASVLLVGGFNVAEISEAVSSQNFGGIGGQYLLMPDTEVQRHLEQGKIVGTGYPRSWPAFCRELSRGVNYLFSNQAQALAKILAQERLRLSLDPH